The genomic region AAggtgagatggagaaagagtaCACCATCAATGCCAGCTTtaaaagggatattccaccatttggggattTACGCTCATTTTTCACCTCCtctcgagttaaacaattgatttttacctttctccagttcatccagccgttctgtGAGTCTGgtgataccacttttagctccagcctaacattaatcattgaatcggattagaccatctcgcctgctagcatcacacTTAAAAttgactaagatttccggtaattttcctaactaatggaaaatgaaacatggcgattttctaggctgatttgacatggaactatactctcattccggcgtaataatctgctgcagctcaaacttgttgctggaagttacagcctacggggactattttcaggtgctgcgcGATGTGCTGCTGCACCCATGGTACGTTTGCAAtcttccttgattattacgccGGAATGAGAgcatagttccatgtcaaatcagcctagaaaattgtcacgtttcattttctgttagtcttattacactttctaatttgagaaaagacaagttttaaataggaagattactggaaatcttagtcacttttaagcgtgatgctagcagacgagatgctaatggtctaatccaattcaatgatctatgctaggctggagttAAAAGTGGTATCACCACTCACAGaatggctggatgaactggagaaaggtaaaatcaattgtttaactcgaggggaggtggaaaatgagtgtaattccccaaatgttGACAATATTTCTGAAGCACAacatagtattttgaaaaggtgtcaAACATTTTTTGATGTTAATTGACTAAATTTTATGTGGGAACTTGAATTTAAGGCATAGTCCGCAAGCAAAAAAACCCTACTGTTAAACACTGCATTTGGTACATTCGGTACACATCTGTACTGATCCTAACATCCTGTACCTAGACGGTTCGTAACGAATATgtgtacctttacacccctactggcagaattatttttttattattcattaaCAGTAAATGAATGAACAGTAAATGAATCTAGATCCAAAAAGACAAACCAAAGTTATCTCCACCTCTATCTATTTGTGGATGGATGTCAGACTTTTGAGAAATGGATGTTGAAATGGGTCTCATGTCCTTTCTTTCACACCCACAAACAATTGCCTGTTAAAAGTGACATTGAACTATTGCGCTGGTGCATAAGCACTATGCCTCTATTGCGCTGGTGCATAAGCACTATGCCTCTATTGCGCTGGTGCATGAGCACTATGAAGTCCTGGTGCATAAGCACTATGCCTCAAAAAAATTGCATGAGCACTATGCCtctatagagtggtgaagtcttTATGAgcggcagtctatggcgaaaaaataaattattttctggtcgcggttgacttgtgccttgaattacccatatgatgtttgtcaattttaaagacaatttttcatgtaaagacatttgcagtttgtttcgtaactattgaattacaacattgtgaagaTTGTAATTCCAagcgactacaaacccatcagtcgctagtggcgttagctcattcacagccacactagattgtacaagcataccagcaacaggtcttaattgggctttccttgccgaagaaaataccatgagtcagaggattaaacacatcaggtaagttgtattcgtccatagactgtacattacatactgttaagtgacatagcaggcagcaagatgcaaccgttaactagcataacagctcttatcgtttcattacgttggtggcGTACATCGTTGAggcgagagatgtagtccactgagtggattcgcacaaaaccaacataacttttgaagtctatcgaacaacagtactttcttgacgtgaaaaatgatcttttaaattcacacacatcatatgtgaaatttgtggcacaattcaaactggaccaaaaaataattatctctccattaactcccattcataattttttgaaagatgggtcccatggaccggaagtagaaggggacgggacttcaccactctattgcGCTGGTGCATGAGCACTATGCCTCTATTGACCCTTTcaaagagttccattatcagcatcatagttggccccacaagacttcctttttaacattccatatgttatcttaatgcagaggaagtagattggggcccaaatagaatgttcaagcattgtttttgtttaccttgttgaaagggtctattggcTCTGCCTCACTCTGCAGCCGTATGTTGTCCTCTGTGCAGGTGACATGGGACCAGCTGGCATGAAGGGCTCCAAAGGCCACGGGGAGGTGGGGATACCCGGCCCTCCCGGGCCAGCAGGTAAACCGTGgtgcttacagacacacacacacaaacacacaatagaatGCCTGAGGGGCTTGTTTCCGCAGGATGTTTGGTTGTGGTTTTTATTTCTGTGCACACTCAATCCAGAAAGCCAACCAGGACGGAACTTAAACATGGTGTAGCAGTCACCCACTCACAGATACTGATAGCAAGAGATAAGAAAAATAAGAACAACAGCAGACActtagcctgatgagccagactcacattaaaatgtagggtctgggcactcacctcACTATgttgcgtctagatttctaggctagcagacactcacacttttattcacgcatacacatacccaAACAAGTGCTACTATTAATAATGCAACAATTACTcattaatattaatacaatTACTACGTACTATTACTAATTTTTTTCTGCAACTACTAGGACCAGTGTTGTAATGCTGCTTATAATGTATTGGACAGGTCTGCAGGGTCCCAGGGGCATTGATGGCCAGGGCTATCCAGGACCTTCAGGAGAACCAGGGAAGCCGGGAATACCTGGCACCCCGGGCAAACGAGGGCCTCCTGGCGAGACGGGCGTCTGCGACCCATCCTCCTGCTACCAAGCCTACAGACAGGACACCTACAGTAAAGGACCCAACTTCTGAAGTCCACTCCCCCAACCTGTCCACCCATCTCAGCCTCAGTGGTCAGAACCTTGACTTGTGCCATCAGACAGAGATCCTTGGCACTACCAGACTCTGGTATACATGGTCCTCCTGTACAAACTTCTTctgaggcagacagagagtTTGTGTACATTGCCATGACATTATAAACTGGTTCGAAATCACATCTGTTTTGCCGTTTCTATCTCATCTTCAATGAGATCCAATGGTGGGGTTATGGTTGTTGTCAAGTCGGCAGATAAGTATGTTGACAAAGATAGAAATAGATGGGACAACTTTCAACTTCCCCACAGCAACATCTTCAACACATTTACAAGACAGATCTTGAGAAGGAGTGCAAAGACGACATGTAGATCAACACTAAATGGGTCTTGTCTTTCTCCAGGAATTGCACTCTAGCCAGTATTGATGAGATCCTGTGAAAGCATAAATCATaaactgtttttgttgttttgtttgtttgtcatatAATACTCTATCCATGTTCTAGACTCTGatatttctgttctgttttcttcttGTAATATACTacaaaaatgcactgttctgccTGGGTCCTGCTACCTCTATGCTGGATGTGAAGCAACCCATATTTCACCATATAACCCATCTGTTCATCAAAGGATAGGGAAGACAGTGTCTGTGAAAAAACGATGATTTTGAAACTTTTTTAAGCATACGTTTGATCATTATGAGTCATCTTATGACTCATTTGAAGCCCAGATGCATGATGGTTCCTATTCCTATTCCTAACAACATTCAGTGATATGGTGATCTTGTCATGCATTGAAGTCAGCCTGTTTCTTTGCGACTACTAAATATTCTGTCCACTCCCTGTAGTTCAACTTTTTCCCCTGATTGTGTTATTTGTAGTTAGATTGTGACGTCCATTTAGTGAGACTGTCCATTCTTCAAGGCCTATCTTGTTAGTCCTGATGATGCATATTCTGCCTAATCATAATTCAAAAGAAGACTTTTGGCCCATGGAGCATATTGAAGGgactgtatgtttatgtatttgcCTATCCATATTGTTATGTGGTCTTTAATTAATTAAACTAtggctgtgttgtgttttaataCAGAAAAATATCTATCCAGAAGTGTTATTGTGATCTTTCACATATTAaaattttgttttcttttttaaagtgTGTGTTGGGTAATTGCATTCACTTATTGTGTCATTTTCTGTGACAATTCTACACCAGCACTAACTCAGAACCAATTTCTATTTTCTTAAAGATTATTGTCTATCTTCTTGGAACAATTGTAACCCCTCACATTTCTCAGTTGCTCTCATTGGAAGACTGCCTACTCGACTCTCTACACCGAACAGGATGTTGTGTTCTAGTCATATCTCTCACAGCCAGTGCAGACACATGCACTACCCAGCCTGACGAGCTGCACACAGGTTTGGCTTCATCATAGCAGcctcatcatcctcatccttaCTGCTGCATCCCACACAGGTAATGCCAAGTAGTCACTATCAACTTTAAATTTGAATGTCATTTTGTACCAATTTTGTAttgatttatttactttttactaTTTTTTCAGCTAAATACATGAATACCACTGATATGGATTCATATGATGAATTTCTGGAATTTTTGGAAGAATACGGCAATTACTCTGATGGATCTAACCCAAAGTACGTAACAAGTGAATTTGTGACTCAATGTCAGAAGGCTGATGTTGTGCACTTTGGTGCCAAGTACCTTCCTCCATTCTTCTACATCAACTTCATCATCAGCGTGCTGGGGAATGGCCTGGTCCTCTACATCATCTACAAGTATGAGAAGCTCAGCACCGTCACCAACATCTTCCTGCTCAATCTGGTCATCTCAGACCTGCTGTTTGCCTGCTGCCTCCCCTTCAACGCCGTCTACCACGCCTCGGAGTGGATCTTCGGCCGGGCCATGTGCAAGCTGGTGGCCAGCCTGTTCTCTATTGGATTCTACAGCTCCATCCTCTTCCTCACGCTCATGACCTTTGACCGCTACCTGGCCGTGGTGCACGCCATCACCGCAGCAAAGCAGAGACGGAAGGCTTACGCCATCAGCTCCTccgtggtggtgtgggtggtcaGTTTGGCATCTAGCGTGAAAGAGCTGATCCTGCACGACACATTCACCGACAAGCAATACGGCGAGTTGTGTGAGAACGTTGGTTATGACCACGACACATTGACCAAGTGGAAGCTGTTTGGCTACTACCAACAGTTCTTTGTCTTCTTCCTGATCCCTGTAGCAATTGTGCTGTACTGCTACATGCGTATCACTATGAGGGTCCTCTCCACGCGCATGAGAGAGAAGTGCAGAGCGGTGAAGCTGATCTTTGTCATCGTGCTCACCTTCTTCATCTGCTGGACACCCTACAACATCGTCATCCTCCTGAAGGCGCTGGAGGAATCTTTCAGCACAGGGTGTCCATCAGATACCCTCGACTACGCTCACTTTATCACACGTAACCTGGCTTTCCTCTACTGCTGCATCAGTCCTCTCTTCTACACTTTTGTCGGGAAGAAGTTTCAGAATCACTTCAGGAGAATGCTGGCCAGAAACATCCCTTGCGTGAAGATCACCATCTTGGAGAGCCAGAGCAGCAGGACAACTTCACACAAGAGTCCGTACACAACCGATTACTGAAGGACAAAGGTGCTGCACTAGCCAGAGAACAGAGTACACAGGATGCAAATGTGACTGGTAATGTCTTTGGAAGACTGGTTCTCCATTTGTGGTGTAAAATTACTtaattaaaggttttaaaatgcCAAACCTTTAAcatcaaggtttttttttaacccaCAAGATGTATGCAAGATGTAATGCACTCCCTGCATCTTGCAGTATGTCAGTTTGCTTTGCATAAAGTAGCATAGATGGATGTAGCAATTAAATGTATTCACTTGCTTTGTCAGCTATTTACTTTTTCAGACTTTTGTTCCTTGTTAAAACTATTTGCTTGATTTTGCACAATTTGAATGGATGATAGTGCATGACTTCAGTATGACTGGTCTGTAATAGTGACTCTTGCCATTGTAGcctctttctttgtttttagtgttttgttgttttatatGATCCCACATCAgataaatgatgacaaaatctTGAATATTTGAAAGAATGTTTGAATACTGTTTGATTTTTTAAACTATGAAATTTGCcataaaatgaattaaatgacTAAAGACTCCAGGAAAAAATCTTGCATGGTTATTTTCTCACATATTGTGACAACAGACAACACATGCCACAAACCATCAGGTTGTGGTCTGTCCAGGGAAACCATGAACAATAACATGTAGTAGTGCAGCATTAAGAAATATAATTGTCCAGACTCCATCAATATGCTTTATGCATATTCCATGTTGGCTAACTTACACGTCTGTCTCttctttcattaaaaaaaacaaacgtaGAATCTCTGAAAGTAGTCCTAATTATTTGTATTCATGGGTTTCCTattcatacgcacacacagtgTCCTGTTGTAGACACAGAAAAGAGGTGACAGGAGCCATCTATTGGCCAGTAGTGGTGATCTGCTACTGCTGAAGCTAATCACTGAACAAGCAGCTGAAGACTGTTAAAGGAAGATGCTTACTGTCATGGTGTTGCAATTTGTTCTTAAAAACCTCCGCCCACAGTTTGCTCCACCTGACATCCACAAACAAATGCATTCACATACAAAACATCAATATGTTCTGCAAACACATGCAATCCTTAAACTGGATGAAAAGCATTATTTTGAAAAAATACATCTCTAGCTATTTCATAATGATGTTAGTGATTTAATatatacacaggagaggtgttaaATTCCTTGTGCCATTAGGTACAGGATTTCCCAAGGCGGCCAATCAACAGCCTAGCCTATTTACTGTACATACCATCAAAAAGAAACTCATCAACGAAGCACCCTATGTattgaaaaaaaacatcaccaataGAGCACTTTCTGAGAGCatgctctaagcaatgttacgtggtttctaagctaaaacatttttgtcacatacagcaaacatctcctctaCATCATCTACaatggtgcattcatggcacttTGGAATGACAAGGACTGCCcccgtggctactttgtttttcccacagcaagtgttcatgtgctttgccttcagaatgtgtgacaaacacggatgccacaacaaaggttaaaatatacactcactaatcctaaataaacgactgtatttgcttaaaatatagtgtaagacgcttgtgaaagaaagatatgcagctttcaagtgacaaaaatgcCAAATtgccaagttcacattaaaactcttggacatgaaaggccacatggactacaaacgaactacaacgtgacaacaaaagtgatgacgagcccctaactgggcaactctgttagcaaaatctagccccagtttccgacctctgactcacacattacgtgacgtgaacgatgcggaatgatgatgttttcactgggaaaaaggtttttccgaagcccatgaacgctaggcaAGTATGAGAAGCTCAGCACCGTCACCAACATCTCCCTGCTCAATCTGGTCATCTCAGACCTGCTGTTTGCCTGCTGCCTCCCCTTCAACGCCGTCTACCACGCCTCGGAGTGGATCTTCGGCAGGGCCATGTGCAAGCTGGTGGCCAGCCTGTTCTCTattgcagtggttctcaactggTCTaactttgggacccacaatttcccatgttcataaagtcgcgacccatatattttttttttagcgttcaagccatggatatggtgagctacatggtaagacaagcgaagtgcctgtaggcctacttgtttggcattagcctacatttgtgaagtcttcctCTTCCTTTACTTGTGAAGTCTTACTCTACAGTATTACTTTGCCTTGTTTCTatgtggcattttagttttgatggtttcatgctctcatgtgccagccatctactgcacaccacacaatggGGTTTCTATCCTATTTTGTCCTCAGTTTAAGCGAATCCATATCTGagcttactgtaggctacttcaaatattcagagTAGCAGCCTACTTCCTATACCACTAAAATGATCtctaacatgacctgtcacataaacattgtctatgtccatgacAATGACTGatttgtaggctacaaataaagttcataaaaaaaataaaggtccaatattagatctgataaggtagcattttaaattgctgatttttaaatttatttttaaccacaagctctGCGACCCACCCAAAACGGTtccgcgacccacttttgggtcccgacccaccagttcagaaacactgctctattgGATTCTACAGCTCCATCCTCTTCCTCACGCTCATGACCTTTGACCGCTACCTGGCTGTGGTGCACGCCATCACCGCAGCAAAGCAGAGACGGAAGGCTTACGCCGTCAGCTCCTccgtggtggtgtgggtggtcaGTTTGGCATCTAGCGTGAAAGAGCTGATCTTGCACGACACACTCACCGACATACAAAATGGCGAAATGTGTGAAAACCTTGTTTATGACCACGACACACTGACCAGGTGGCAGCTGTTTGGCTACTACCAACAGTTCTTTGTCTTCTTCCTGATCCCTGTAGCAATTGTGCTGTACTGCTACATGCGTATCACTATGAGGGTCCTCTCCACGCGCATGAGAGAGAAGTGCAGAGCGGTGAAGCTGATCTTTGTCATCGTGCTCACCTTCTTCATCTGCTGGACCCCCTACAACATTGTCATCCTCCTGAAGGCGCTGGAGCAATCTTTCAGCACAGGGTGTCCATCAGATACCCTCGACTACGCTCACTTTATCACACGTAACCTGGCTTTCCTCTACTGCTGCATCAGTCCTCTCTTCTACACTTTTGTGGGGAAGAAGTTTCAGAATCACTTCAGGAGAATGCTGGCCAGGCACTTCCCAGGCCTGAAGATCACCGTCTGGGAGAGCCGGAGCAGCAGGACAACTTCACACAAGAGTCCGACCCCAGCCGATTAATGAAGGACAAGGGGCTGTGCCTGAAAACAAAGTACACAGGATGCAAATGTGTCGGGTAATGTCTTTGGGACACTGGTTCTCCATTTGTGGTATAAAATGACTTAATATTAGCCTTTTTAAAATGCCGAACCTTTCAATGTCAGGGGTTTTTTGTAGCCTAACCCACAAGATGTATGCAAGACATAATGCACTCCCTGCATCTTGCAGTACAGTATGTCAGTTTGTTTTGCATAAAGTAGCATAGATATTGGATGTAGCAATTCAATATATTCACTTGCTTTGGAATATGCATTGCCAGTAATGTAATTTTTCAgacattatttgttttttaacGTTGCACAATTTGAATGGTTGAAGGTATATTACTTAAGTATGACATGTCTGTAATAGTGACTCTTGCCATTGTAGCTTCAAgaagcttttttttgtttttagtgtttttttttctataatCCCAAATCAGACAAATGATGACATTGTTATGATGAtattatgatgatgatatttgaaagaatgtttgtttgatttctttaaattataaaatgtgccataaaatgaattaaatgacTAAAGACTCCAGGCAAAATCAAGACTTGCATGGTTATTTCTTCACATATTGTGACAACAGACAACGCATGACACTAACCATCAGGTTGTGGTCTGTCCAGGAAAAACATGAACAAAAACATGTAGTAGTCcaacattacagttttttacaactgtttccacatgttttcaaaactctgtgtctatttttcaaaactccacacacaaaaccaacaattgctcacacaaaatgcaaaatgccttaaatctccagcaaaatgacacacaacattcaaaatgtcataaacacatctttaaatcaaacattcgcctcacattgcaaacacttttgtcataatatgacattttggatacatcatgtacacactgttgctcaaaacctaaagctcttctgtcttaggctttctatatgtatttccatacaagagtgaaagttactatatcaacaaagagaaattgaaatacacagtaaaaatgcaagcaatattgaaaccaaaaatagtgatttttcccaaataatttgctgttgtgaatacaatattttacagctaacaagaaaacaAGCAAAGCAgaatacaatgaccaccagatgtacatggagttttgaaaacactgattttgcCTACTGTAAGACGGACATGACTGACTATACTATCGAATTGCTTTGCTTCttccaaagacaagtgtgtgtgtgtgtgtgtgtgtggggtcgtgtagagtatgtattcataggcctatagaccccttcaactgcagaaacaaacaatccTAAGCGTTCCgaaggcatttctggaggcacagaaacatgtattgagctaatggtactgggcaaacaaaaatagagtaaaaagacaCATTTTACATAAAGGTCAACTTTTTGTggaacattactgtaagctacTGTAAGTCCGATTACTGTAATTGTCCTtgcaaagtatctgcattggttctgaatagttcaaccggaaatcctctggGAGCAGATTGAAATTGTCCATACCTAtagacagtaggcctatactaaggcaatgattggatggtgttcagtaaagagtgtttacacatgtgaagagagagagtgaagcactggtgatttagtgtggcattttgatgggttgtgtttgaaaaacgaaatcaagttacttcctgttagatttttgtgtgttaggtagaaaattgtgtgtggtgttttgcaaaatgtgttttagtcaattgaaaactgagaaaacactgagaattagtgtatggttttgcagatttggtgtggggttatgatgtttagaaaacatgtttagaaaattgtgtgacaagaaaagatttagtgtgtaagcagttaaAAAAATGTAAGAAATATACTTGTCCAGATTCCATTACCTGTAATATGGTTTATGCATATTCCTTGCAAAATATACTTAAGTTGGCTAACTTACACTTCTGTCTCttctttcattaaaaaaaacaaacgtaGAATCTCTGAAAGTAGTCATAATTATTTGTATTCATGGGTTTCCTATTCATAGGCACACACAGTGTCCTGTTGTAGACACAGAAAAGAGGTGACAGGAGCCATCTTGGCCAGTAGTGGTGATCTGCTACTGCTGAAGCTAACCACTGAACAAGCAGCTGAAGACACTGTCATGGAAAGGCACAATAGACCTGCAGTGTGGAAGGAAGATCAAGGAAggagcacaactccttacatttgtaaggcttttgtttttaagtctttaagagcacaactccccacatttgtaaggctttttttttaagtcaagcaagttccatggccatgtcacatccataacgttttataggaaaagtttatgctacacatacagtgttaatgcgacaatgtccatagtgtctgtgcaaagctgatttatatcaatgtaaagtgtgatgaccaaattgtgcccctttcttacttttaaaacctttaatggtgcgttatggatgtgccgttatggatgttacataatgtgaatttacaagactggagactttgttatacctcaaagccgataaaacgtctgttctagtggcatgtcagtttcaacgcatttcaccttagtgtttaagcctacaattgacatttcaaagattattaggttgatcaaaaccacaaggaggccttgcctaactattagcaaaacaaacataatattaaaatacctccagtgattagcctagccatagcctattttcaagtggcctaataatgaaaatctgagcgattatcttcctgtaactgtcatactgttgttgtacagtaactggatta from Alosa alosa isolate M-15738 ecotype Scorff River chromosome 1, AALO_Geno_1.1, whole genome shotgun sequence harbors:
- the LOC125298388 gene encoding C-C chemokine receptor type 3-like, which translates into the protein MNTTDMDSYDEFLEFLEEYGNYSDGSNPKYVTSEFVTQCQKADVVHFGAKYLPPFFYINFIISVLGNGLVLYIIYKYEKLSTVTNIFLLNLVISDLLFACCLPFNAVYHASEWIFGRAMCKLVASLFSIGFYSSILFLTLMTFDRYLAVVHAITAAKQRRKAYAISSSVVVWVVSLASSVKELILHDTFTDKQYGELCENVGYDHDTLTKWKLFGYYQQFFVFFLIPVAIVLYCYMRITMRVLSTRMREKCRAVKLIFVIVLTFFICWTPYNIVILLKALEESFSTGCPSDTLDYAHFITRNLAFLYCCISPLFYTFVGKKFQNHFRRMLARNIPCVKITILESQSSRTTSHKSPYTTDY
- the LOC125297764 gene encoding C-C chemokine receptor type 3-like yields the protein MTFDRYLAVVHAITAAKQRRKAYAVSSSVVVWVVSLASSVKELILHDTLTDIQNGEMCENLVYDHDTLTRWQLFGYYQQFFVFFLIPVAIVLYCYMRITMRVLSTRMREKCRAVKLIFVIVLTFFICWTPYNIVILLKALEQSFSTGCPSDTLDYAHFITRNLAFLYCCISPLFYTFVGKKFQNHFRRMLARHFPGLKITVWESRSSRTTSHKSPTPAD